The Halosimplex litoreum genome has a window encoding:
- a CDS encoding DUF3054 domain-containing protein, which yields MTSDRTALALRVEPVPFTALVALGDLICIAAFVLLGVTVGHESIDPTANPGRVAATVLTFAAGWAVTAPLGGLYAADTYGSAKRAVALTVPAWVGAALVAQALRATAVVPGGAAATFFVVSVVVTLALLVPWRVAVSVLASDR from the coding sequence ATGACATCCGATCGCACGGCGCTCGCCCTCCGCGTCGAACCCGTGCCGTTCACCGCGCTGGTCGCGCTCGGCGACCTGATCTGTATCGCCGCGTTCGTCCTGTTGGGCGTGACGGTCGGTCACGAGAGCATCGACCCGACGGCGAACCCCGGTCGCGTCGCGGCCACGGTGCTCACGTTCGCCGCCGGTTGGGCCGTCACCGCCCCGCTCGGCGGGCTCTACGCGGCCGACACCTACGGCTCGGCGAAGCGAGCGGTCGCGCTGACGGTGCCCGCCTGGGTCGGTGCGGCGCTGGTCGCGCAGGCGCTCCGAGCGACCGCGGTCGTCCCGGGCGGGGCCGCGGCGACCTTCTTCGTCGTCTCGGTCGTCGTCACGCTCGCGCTGCTGGTCCCGTGGCGCGTCGCGGTGAGCGTCCTCGCGTCGGACCGCTGA
- a CDS encoding GNAT family N-acetyltransferase yields the protein MEYVLLGWPESGPTLTLDWQRFSYAGKFVMSNTGKALVRTDDGPGPPVTDDGDAAADVVAAAAFNEDRTDPSVCWIRYITVREDRRGDGIGPDLAAFVAARARDRGYDRARIAVNNPFAYQALYRAGFAFTGEETGVAELVLDRPLGEGDDVAGPAGDRTRETYQAGLDVYRERAGADDGPDLSADEREFLTETEGVDPPDPVDPPA from the coding sequence ATGGAGTACGTCCTGCTGGGGTGGCCCGAGTCCGGGCCGACGCTGACGCTGGACTGGCAGCGGTTCAGCTACGCCGGCAAGTTCGTGATGTCGAACACGGGGAAGGCGCTCGTCCGGACCGACGACGGGCCGGGGCCGCCGGTGACCGACGACGGCGACGCCGCCGCCGACGTCGTCGCCGCGGCGGCGTTCAACGAGGACCGCACCGACCCGTCGGTCTGCTGGATCCGCTACATCACCGTCCGCGAGGACCGCCGCGGCGACGGGATCGGTCCGGATCTCGCCGCGTTCGTCGCCGCCCGCGCTCGCGACCGGGGCTACGACCGCGCCCGCATCGCCGTCAACAACCCCTTCGCCTACCAGGCGCTGTACCGCGCCGGGTTCGCGTTCACCGGCGAGGAGACCGGTGTCGCCGAACTCGTCCTCGACCGGCCGCTGGGCGAGGGCGACGACGTCGCGGGGCCAGCCGGCGACCGCACGCGCGAGACCTACCAGGCCGGGCTCGACGTCTATCGCGAGCGCGCCGGAGCCGACGACGGCCCGGACCTCTCGGCGGACGAACGCGAGTTCTTGACCGAGACGGAGGGCGTCGACCCACCGGACCCCGTCGACCCGCCCGCCTGA
- a CDS encoding methyl-accepting chemotaxis protein: MFSLLASRAQTGGQSTEQTESVEPADGSEAVGDGAGADAAALVGSILDGLTEPTVVVDTDGAITHLNSQARSLFETTDAEAVGARPHDLWDSDVEDTVTTALTEGTDVQDDEATLTIGGEETPVSRTVTLLTDDDGDRVGALAVYDEITERRRERRRKRALEAYQERVLDDLREKLARLAEGDLTVDPSVPEPDEEFEAIRAMHEEFDAMNDDLGRAVYNIRQVIESLTDQSDDLTATSDQLAASSEEATASIEEIDASSAELADGADDLADRSERASATVEDLSASFQQITATVGVIDERSAEAADMAEEGVTEVDDAVGEIREATDATGDVAQRIDSLEASMAEVGEIVEMIAEIADQTNMLALNANIEAARAGEAGEGFAVVAEEVKSLAEQSQDSAEDIARIIDEVQQQTDELVGSIRQANRRVEDGADAVETVGDRLGEIRDRIETTSQGVTEITDAVETQADDAERVSAIVEDNTALAEEIAASVEQISTGLDDQATAMDEVAHSAEHLNVMSDDVHDLVDRFRLEADEEATIDEADAV, translated from the coding sequence ATGTTCTCGCTACTCGCGTCACGGGCGCAGACGGGGGGTCAGTCGACCGAGCAGACCGAATCTGTCGAACCCGCGGACGGATCGGAGGCGGTCGGCGACGGCGCCGGTGCCGACGCCGCCGCGCTGGTGGGGAGTATCCTCGATGGGTTGACCGAGCCGACCGTGGTGGTCGACACGGACGGAGCGATCACCCACCTCAACAGTCAGGCTCGCTCGCTGTTCGAGACGACCGACGCCGAGGCGGTCGGCGCCCGCCCGCACGACCTCTGGGACTCGGACGTGGAGGACACGGTCACGACGGCGCTGACCGAGGGCACGGACGTGCAGGACGACGAGGCGACGCTGACGATCGGCGGCGAGGAGACGCCGGTCAGCCGGACGGTCACGCTGCTGACCGACGACGACGGCGACCGGGTCGGCGCGCTGGCCGTCTACGACGAGATCACCGAGCGACGCCGCGAGCGGCGTCGCAAGCGGGCCCTGGAGGCCTACCAGGAACGGGTGCTCGACGACCTCCGGGAGAAGCTGGCTCGCCTGGCCGAGGGCGACCTCACCGTCGACCCAAGCGTGCCCGAACCCGACGAGGAGTTCGAGGCGATCCGGGCGATGCACGAGGAGTTCGACGCGATGAACGACGACCTGGGGCGGGCGGTGTACAACATCCGGCAGGTGATCGAGTCGTTGACCGACCAGTCCGACGACCTGACCGCGACCAGCGACCAACTGGCGGCCTCCTCGGAGGAAGCCACCGCCTCGATCGAGGAGATCGACGCCTCGAGCGCGGAGTTGGCCGACGGCGCGGACGACCTGGCCGACCGGTCCGAGCGCGCCAGCGCCACCGTCGAGGACCTGTCGGCGTCGTTCCAGCAGATAACGGCCACCGTCGGCGTGATCGACGAGCGCTCGGCGGAGGCCGCCGACATGGCCGAGGAGGGCGTCACGGAGGTCGACGACGCCGTCGGCGAGATCCGCGAGGCGACCGACGCGACCGGTGACGTGGCTCAGCGGATCGACTCACTGGAGGCGTCGATGGCGGAGGTCGGCGAGATCGTCGAGATGATCGCCGAGATCGCCGACCAGACGAACATGCTGGCGCTCAACGCCAACATCGAGGCCGCCCGCGCCGGCGAGGCCGGCGAAGGGTTCGCCGTCGTCGCCGAGGAGGTCAAGAGCCTCGCCGAGCAGTCACAGGACTCCGCCGAGGACATCGCGCGGATCATCGACGAGGTCCAGCAGCAGACCGACGAACTGGTCGGGAGCATTCGCCAGGCCAATCGGCGGGTCGAGGACGGCGCCGACGCCGTCGAGACCGTCGGCGACCGCCTCGGCGAGATCCGCGACCGGATCGAGACCACTAGCCAGGGCGTCACCGAGATCACCGACGCCGTCGAGACCCAGGCCGACGACGCCGAACGGGTCAGCGCCATCGTCGAGGACAACACGGCGCTGGCCGAGGAGATCGCCGCCTCGGTCGAACAGATCTCCACCGGGCTCGACGACCAGGCGACCGCGATGGACGAGGTCGCCCACTCCGCCGAACATCTGAACGTAATGAGCGACGACGTCCACGACCTCGTCGACCGCTTCCGCCTCGAGGCCGACGAGGAGGCGACGATCGACGAGGCCGACGCAGTCTGA
- a CDS encoding phosphatase PAP2 family protein — translation MRLVSNGRGVGVTEAIHELAAWPVVLVFGLVTQLGDGWFLFVLGGALLVAGEEFPVLGVDRRRAVFVLALALTYVAVVGALKGYFGLDRPPGATEPPALVRSPALSWVPGALSALLERATTAEGPGFPSGHALGTTMVWGGLALVVDRGTARQRAAGAVAIIGLVSLSRLVLGVHYLVDVVAGVAVGLVLLGALYRLADGGTEPGRVLGVAVATGIAGLFTGVTFDSVAATGGAVGGWVVWRAVADSTPAHPTNSGEIVAGFAVLAGAGALFAALEAVEPSLPVAFVGATLAVGGAVGAPLLGERAV, via the coding sequence ATGCGACTCGTTTCGAACGGGCGCGGCGTCGGCGTCACGGAAGCGATCCACGAGCTGGCGGCGTGGCCGGTCGTCCTCGTGTTCGGGCTGGTCACCCAGCTCGGTGACGGCTGGTTCCTGTTCGTCCTCGGCGGCGCGCTGTTGGTCGCCGGCGAGGAGTTCCCGGTTCTGGGGGTCGACCGACGGCGCGCGGTGTTCGTCTTGGCCCTCGCGCTGACGTACGTCGCCGTCGTCGGGGCGCTCAAGGGCTACTTCGGGCTCGACCGGCCGCCCGGCGCGACCGAGCCGCCGGCGCTGGTACGGTCGCCGGCGCTGTCGTGGGTCCCGGGAGCGCTGTCGGCGCTGCTGGAGCGCGCCACGACGGCCGAGGGGCCGGGGTTCCCGAGCGGTCACGCGCTCGGGACGACGATGGTCTGGGGTGGGCTGGCGCTGGTCGTCGACCGGGGGACGGCCCGTCAGCGCGCGGCCGGTGCCGTCGCGATAATCGGGCTCGTCTCGCTCTCGCGGCTCGTCCTGGGCGTCCACTACCTCGTCGACGTGGTCGCGGGCGTCGCGGTCGGCCTGGTCCTGCTCGGTGCGCTGTACCGGTTGGCCGACGGGGGAACCGAGCCCGGACGGGTCCTCGGAGTCGCGGTCGCGACGGGGATCGCGGGGCTGTTCACCGGAGTCACGTTCGACAGCGTGGCGGCGACCGGCGGCGCCGTCGGCGGCTGGGTCGTCTGGCGGGCGGTCGCCGATTCGACGCCGGCTCACCCGACGAACAGCGGGGAGATCGTCGCGGGGTTCGCCGTCCTCGCGGGTGCTGGAGCCCTGTTCGCCGCGCTCGAAGCGGTCGAGCCGTCGCTCCCGGTCGCGTTCGTCGGGGCCACGCTGGCGGTCGGCGGCGCCGTCGGCGCGCCGCTTTTGGGCGAGCGCGCGGTGTGA
- the fen gene encoding flap endonuclease-1, with translation MGNADLRDLAAIDEVPFDDLSGSVVAVDAHNWLYRYLTTTVRWTSDSIYTTADGEEVANLVGVVQGLPKFFEHDITPVFVFDGDVVSLKDDEVEQRRAEREQREERLEAAREEGDAVAVARLESQTQRLTETILSTTREALELLDVPVVQAPAEGEAQAAHMAREGTVDYVGTEDYDALLLGAPLTLRQLTSKGDPELMDFEATLAALDVTWEQLVDAAILMGTDFNEGVSGYGPKTAVKAVREHGDLWGVFEADDVYVDQADRIRDLFLEPAVTDDYAFDREIEPDVEAARAYVCEEWEVAPDEVERGFERIEQSVVQTGLDRWT, from the coding sequence ATGGGAAACGCAGACCTCCGGGACCTGGCCGCCATCGACGAGGTGCCGTTCGACGACCTGTCGGGGTCGGTCGTCGCCGTCGACGCGCACAACTGGCTCTACCGGTACCTGACGACGACCGTCCGCTGGACGAGCGACTCGATCTACACGACCGCCGACGGCGAGGAGGTCGCCAACCTCGTCGGCGTCGTCCAGGGGCTCCCGAAGTTCTTCGAGCACGACATCACGCCCGTGTTCGTCTTCGACGGCGACGTCGTCTCGCTCAAGGACGACGAGGTCGAGCAGCGACGCGCCGAGCGGGAGCAACGGGAGGAACGGCTCGAAGCGGCGCGTGAGGAAGGGGACGCGGTCGCCGTCGCTCGTCTCGAATCGCAGACCCAGCGGCTCACCGAGACGATCCTCTCGACAACTCGCGAGGCCCTCGAACTGCTCGACGTGCCCGTCGTGCAGGCGCCGGCCGAGGGCGAGGCCCAGGCGGCCCACATGGCCCGGGAAGGCACGGTCGACTACGTCGGGACGGAGGACTACGACGCGCTCTTGCTCGGGGCGCCGCTGACGCTGCGCCAACTTACCAGCAAGGGCGACCCCGAACTGATGGACTTCGAGGCGACGCTGGCCGCGCTCGACGTCACCTGGGAGCAACTCGTCGACGCCGCGATCCTCATGGGCACGGACTTCAACGAGGGGGTCTCCGGCTACGGGCCGAAGACCGCGGTGAAAGCCGTCCGCGAGCACGGCGACCTCTGGGGCGTCTTCGAGGCCGACGACGTCTACGTCGACCAGGCCGACCGCATCCGCGACCTGTTCTTAGAGCCCGCCGTCACCGACGACTACGCGTTCGACCGCGAGATCGAACCCGACGTCGAGGCAGCGCGAGCCTACGTCTGCGAAGAGTGGGAGGTCGCTCCCGACGAGGTCGAGCGCGGCTTCGAGCGCATCGAGCAGTCGGTCGTCCAGACCGGCCTCGACCGCTGGACCTGA
- a CDS encoding DUF7331 family protein yields the protein MTPDATDDPDGRTGSDEQRRRYAELSIGDEEFVIYDRENHQAWLQSTVAVPVEESQ from the coding sequence ATGACGCCAGACGCAACGGACGACCCCGACGGACGGACCGGATCGGACGAGCAACGGCGACGGTACGCCGAGCTCAGCATCGGTGACGAGGAGTTCGTCATCTACGACCGCGAGAACCACCAGGCGTGGCTCCAGTCGACAGTCGCCGTTCCGGTCGAGGAGTCCCAATGA
- a CDS encoding class I SAM-dependent methyltransferase produces MTLGDVGVFHRFARLYDRAMYAADPETLTAGLERAERPVERLLDVGGGTGRASRALDVPRPVVVDAARGMLREARGHGLETVQGDAARLPVADESVDAVLVVDALHHMADADDVVAAAHRALRPGGALVIREFDPTTIRGRGLVAAEHLVGFDSRFLAADALADRVAAAGFRASVPDRGFGYTVAGVKPVPATGPADGDGRDVADPSNQ; encoded by the coding sequence ATGACACTCGGCGACGTGGGCGTCTTCCACCGGTTCGCGCGGCTGTACGACCGGGCGATGTACGCGGCCGACCCGGAGACGCTGACGGCTGGGCTGGAGCGGGCCGAGCGACCGGTCGAGCGCCTGCTGGACGTGGGCGGCGGGACCGGGCGCGCTTCGCGCGCGCTCGACGTGCCGCGACCGGTCGTCGTCGACGCGGCCCGGGGGATGCTTCGGGAGGCACGAGGCCACGGACTCGAGACCGTCCAGGGCGACGCCGCCAGACTCCCGGTCGCAGACGAGTCGGTCGACGCGGTGCTGGTCGTCGACGCGTTGCACCACATGGCCGACGCCGACGACGTGGTGGCGGCAGCCCATCGTGCGCTTCGGCCCGGTGGCGCGCTCGTGATACGGGAGTTCGACCCGACGACGATTCGGGGTCGGGGACTGGTCGCGGCCGAACACCTCGTCGGCTTCGACTCCCGGTTTCTCGCCGCCGACGCCCTGGCCGACCGGGTCGCGGCGGCGGGCTTCCGGGCGTCGGTCCCCGACCGCGGGTTCGGTTACACGGTCGCGGGCGTCAAACCCGTGCCTGCGACCGGCCCAGCCGACGGCGACGGCCGCGACGTCGCCGACCCATCGAACCAGTGA
- a CDS encoding presenilin family intramembrane aspartyl protease PSH, giving the protein MDQRSRAYVASGAIVGIFLLVQLGALALVGPFQSAGYQATADPQDPTNSLVYVAFILVMTGVMLAIIRFGVDWLLRLLLVGTGAYVGLFVFRVLVPPVLTIPVGGVPLNAVAWAGGLLLGVALWVHPEWYVIDAAGVVMGAGAAALFGISFGVLPALVLLTVLAVYDAISVYGTEHMLTLASGVMKLKVPIVLVVPLSLSYSYLDAGTPAAVSEEGDGDEPATPAANGGESAEPSAVDESTADADAAGGVDEEIELDREALFIGLGDAVIPTVLVASAAFFAPATVPTVDLLVVSAALPALTAMVGTTAGLVVLLWMVLKGRAHAGLPLLNGGTIAGYLLGAVASGLSLAQATGVTPYL; this is encoded by the coding sequence ATGGATCAGCGGTCGCGCGCGTACGTCGCTTCGGGGGCCATCGTCGGCATCTTCCTGCTCGTCCAGCTCGGGGCGCTCGCGCTGGTCGGCCCGTTCCAGTCGGCCGGCTACCAGGCGACCGCCGACCCCCAGGACCCGACGAACAGCCTCGTCTACGTCGCCTTCATCCTCGTGATGACCGGCGTGATGCTGGCGATCATCCGCTTCGGCGTCGACTGGCTGCTCCGGCTCCTCCTTGTGGGGACCGGCGCCTACGTCGGCCTGTTCGTCTTCCGGGTGCTCGTTCCACCCGTTCTGACGATACCCGTCGGCGGCGTCCCGCTCAACGCCGTCGCCTGGGCCGGTGGACTCCTCCTCGGGGTCGCGCTGTGGGTTCACCCGGAGTGGTACGTCATCGACGCCGCAGGGGTCGTGATGGGCGCCGGGGCGGCCGCCCTGTTCGGCATCAGCTTCGGCGTCCTCCCGGCGCTCGTCCTGCTGACCGTGCTCGCCGTCTACGACGCGATCAGCGTCTACGGCACCGAACACATGCTGACGCTGGCCTCCGGCGTGATGAAACTCAAGGTCCCGATCGTCCTCGTGGTCCCGCTGTCGCTGTCGTACTCCTACCTCGACGCCGGGACGCCCGCCGCGGTCAGCGAGGAGGGAGACGGCGACGAGCCAGCGACGCCGGCTGCCAACGGCGGTGAGTCGGCCGAGCCGTCGGCGGTAGACGAGTCCACTGCGGACGCCGATGCGGCCGGAGGCGTCGACGAGGAGATCGAACTCGACCGCGAGGCGCTGTTCATCGGGCTCGGCGACGCCGTGATCCCGACGGTGCTGGTCGCGAGCGCGGCCTTCTTCGCGCCCGCGACGGTCCCGACCGTCGACCTGCTGGTGGTCTCGGCGGCGCTCCCGGCGCTGACCGCCATGGTCGGGACGACCGCCGGGCTCGTCGTCCTGCTGTGGATGGTCCTGAAAGGTCGCGCTCACGCCGGCCTCCCGCTGCTCAACGGCGGCACTATCGCCGGCTACCTCCTCGGCGCCGTCGCCAGCGGGCTCTCGCTGGCCCAGGCGACCGGCGTCACTCCATACCTGTGA
- a CDS encoding ornithine cyclodeaminase family protein, whose amino-acid sequence MTDDTALFLTSDDVSGLATAEEYVDAVREGYRERGEGAPARPRTRLTGGDPPGMLTGYSAILPETGAMGGYMYTGGFGSGDAHFVLPLFDADTGAPLAVFDGASLNPFKTGATGAVGIDALARGDATDLAVIGSGSQARGQLRAAVTVRDFETVRVFSPSPENRESFAEAMDAELDPTVRAVDSSTEAVVDADVVITATTASEPVFDGEHLPDGAHVTCMGQYDPEKREVDSETVARATYVPDLRDRVERDAGAFLLAREAGAIGDDHVHAELGEVVAGVEPGRTHEDEVTLFDSGGTAIETVAAAHVLYQKAVDAGLGREVEFLPASRAFEE is encoded by the coding sequence ATGACGGACGACACGGCGCTGTTCCTGACCAGCGACGACGTGAGCGGGCTCGCGACGGCCGAGGAGTACGTCGACGCGGTCCGCGAGGGGTACCGCGAGCGCGGCGAGGGGGCACCGGCCCGCCCGCGCACCCGACTCACCGGCGGCGACCCGCCGGGGATGCTCACCGGCTACAGCGCTATCCTGCCCGAGACCGGGGCGATGGGCGGCTACATGTACACCGGCGGCTTCGGGTCGGGCGACGCCCACTTCGTCCTCCCGCTGTTCGACGCCGACACCGGCGCGCCGCTGGCTGTCTTCGACGGCGCCAGCCTCAACCCGTTCAAGACGGGCGCGACCGGTGCGGTCGGTATCGACGCCCTCGCCCGGGGAGACGCGACCGACCTCGCCGTGATCGGCAGCGGCTCGCAGGCCCGCGGCCAGCTCCGCGCGGCCGTCACCGTCCGCGACTTCGAGACCGTCCGCGTCTTTTCGCCGTCGCCCGAGAACCGGGAGTCGTTCGCAGAGGCGATGGACGCGGAACTCGACCCCACGGTCCGCGCCGTCGATTCGAGCACCGAGGCGGTCGTCGACGCGGACGTGGTGATCACCGCCACGACCGCCTCCGAGCCCGTGTTCGACGGCGAGCACCTGCCCGACGGCGCCCACGTCACCTGTATGGGACAGTACGACCCGGAGAAGCGCGAGGTGGACAGCGAGACCGTCGCCCGGGCCACGTACGTGCCGGATCTGCGCGACCGGGTCGAGCGCGACGCCGGCGCCTTCCTGCTCGCCCGCGAGGCGGGCGCGATCGGCGACGACCACGTCCACGCCGAACTCGGCGAGGTCGTCGCCGGCGTCGAACCGGGCCGCACACACGAGGACGAAGTGACGCTGTTCGACAGCGGCGGCACCGCCATCGAGACCGTCGCCGCCGCCCACGTGCTCTACCAGAAGGCCGTCGACGCCGGGCTGGGTCGGGAAGTCGAGTTCCTGCCCGCGAGCCGTGCGTTCGAGGAGTAG
- a CDS encoding GAF domain-containing protein, with amino-acid sequence MGEDTQPAADRPVEDPGDDGPGRAGHRPASGRVQYGREDDGIATVVELGRVALGCTAGALVQVGTDGWVVHTAATEDDASRFAVSDRRIRATVGSPDPTVETGGDDASSEWFAGRRVTVDGDPFGAVCFVGEGAAARDRSTARTVVDGVADLLAGELAGRGDGREWSDRALTETLLETVPDVLYAFSADGRIVQWNDGLERVTGYDSGEIATMGALDFVAVADRARVAEALGDIGAESAPGAVEADLVTRDGEAVPYEFNGAPITDADGEVVGFAGVGRDVSDYRDHEETLTALHDVTRELLPLESEEAICERVVAATTDLLDIEVVGAFLFDEAANVLEPAARNAGADEVVEEVPTFGPGEGVAWEAFMRGEVAVFDDVRAAEAVYNPETAVRSELFVPMGEHGILLAGSTAVAAFDDRTVELADLLAANAEAALDTVARKRALTERDAELSRQHRRLERLDEINERVRRIGHALVGAETPAEIADLVCERLAAVEQFSLVALSTRDRGGDEPTVEAVAGRGDGYFEVVEATVADAGGGAENPTRRARRTREPVVVDRVASDFRGEAWRQEALSRDFRSVAAFPLVHHGVPHGVLTVCAGAPDAFDEETVTVLVELADMVAKASGAAKRRLAASADDEVELVVRIDSSLAPIGPLVNELGADVTVTRAVPAADETCLLYAETAADADAVADGLAAAAGVADGRVVSASADRTRFELRTVDRTAADAVRGAGGRIVRLVHTDGHARLVARVRPETDVRELTGRLGGDGEATVLAQRTDPTVAESDPFDALTERQRAALLAAYDAGFFEWPRHSSGEKVAADLSVAQPTFAEHLRRAQANLLRSLLEE; translated from the coding sequence ATGGGAGAGGACACACAGCCGGCGGCCGATCGACCGGTCGAGGACCCGGGCGACGACGGCCCCGGGCGAGCGGGACACCGACCGGCGAGCGGACGCGTCCAGTACGGACGCGAGGACGACGGGATAGCGACGGTCGTCGAACTCGGGCGCGTAGCGCTCGGCTGTACAGCAGGCGCGCTGGTGCAGGTCGGTACGGACGGGTGGGTCGTCCACACCGCTGCGACCGAGGACGATGCGTCGAGGTTCGCCGTCTCGGACCGTCGGATACGGGCGACCGTCGGCAGTCCGGATCCGACGGTCGAGACGGGAGGAGACGACGCGTCGAGCGAGTGGTTCGCAGGAAGACGGGTGACAGTCGACGGCGATCCGTTCGGGGCCGTCTGTTTCGTCGGGGAGGGGGCGGCTGCGCGGGACCGCTCGACCGCTCGGACGGTGGTCGACGGCGTCGCGGACCTCCTCGCGGGCGAACTCGCCGGCCGCGGCGACGGTCGCGAGTGGTCGGACCGAGCGCTGACAGAGACGCTGCTGGAGACGGTCCCCGACGTGCTGTACGCGTTCTCCGCGGACGGCCGGATCGTCCAGTGGAACGACGGTCTGGAGCGGGTCACGGGGTACGACTCCGGGGAGATCGCGACGATGGGGGCGCTCGACTTCGTGGCGGTGGCCGACCGGGCGCGGGTCGCCGAGGCGCTGGGCGATATCGGCGCGGAGTCGGCTCCGGGGGCGGTCGAAGCCGACCTGGTGACCCGCGACGGCGAGGCGGTCCCCTACGAGTTCAACGGCGCGCCGATCACCGACGCGGACGGCGAGGTGGTCGGGTTCGCCGGCGTCGGCCGGGACGTCTCGGACTACCGAGACCACGAGGAGACGCTGACGGCGCTGCACGACGTGACGAGAGAACTGCTGCCGCTGGAGAGCGAGGAAGCCATCTGCGAGCGGGTGGTCGCGGCGACGACGGACCTGCTCGACATCGAGGTGGTCGGCGCGTTCCTGTTCGACGAGGCGGCGAACGTCCTCGAACCCGCAGCACGGAACGCCGGCGCCGACGAGGTCGTCGAGGAAGTACCGACCTTCGGCCCGGGCGAGGGCGTCGCCTGGGAGGCGTTCATGCGCGGCGAAGTCGCCGTCTTCGACGACGTCCGGGCCGCCGAAGCGGTGTACAATCCGGAGACAGCGGTCCGGTCGGAGCTGTTCGTGCCGATGGGCGAGCACGGAATCTTGCTCGCCGGGTCGACGGCGGTCGCGGCCTTCGACGACCGGACGGTCGAGCTGGCGGACCTGCTGGCGGCCAACGCCGAGGCGGCGCTGGACACCGTCGCTCGAAAGCGGGCGCTGACCGAGCGCGACGCCGAACTGTCGCGCCAGCACCGCCGGCTCGAACGACTCGACGAGATCAACGAGCGCGTCCGGCGGATCGGTCACGCGCTGGTGGGCGCGGAGACGCCCGCGGAGATCGCCGACCTCGTCTGCGAGCGGCTGGCGGCCGTCGAGCAGTTCTCGCTCGTCGCGCTCTCGACCCGCGACCGGGGCGGCGACGAGCCGACGGTCGAGGCGGTCGCCGGTCGCGGCGATGGCTACTTCGAGGTGGTCGAGGCGACCGTCGCGGACGCCGGCGGCGGGGCGGAGAATCCGACGCGGCGGGCGAGGCGGACGCGCGAGCCGGTCGTCGTCGACCGCGTCGCCAGCGACTTCCGCGGCGAGGCCTGGCGGCAGGAAGCGCTGTCGCGGGACTTCCGGTCGGTGGCCGCGTTCCCGCTGGTCCACCACGGGGTCCCCCACGGCGTGCTCACGGTCTGTGCCGGCGCGCCCGACGCCTTCGACGAGGAGACGGTGACGGTGCTGGTCGAACTGGCCGACATGGTCGCCAAGGCGAGCGGGGCTGCCAAGCGACGCCTGGCTGCCAGTGCCGACGACGAGGTCGAACTGGTCGTGCGCATCGACTCCAGTCTCGCACCGATCGGACCGCTGGTGAACGAACTCGGCGCGGACGTGACCGTCACTCGGGCCGTCCCGGCAGCCGACGAGACGTGTCTCCTCTACGCGGAGACCGCGGCCGACGCCGACGCCGTCGCCGACGGGCTGGCGGCCGCCGCCGGGGTCGCCGACGGTCGCGTCGTCTCCGCGTCCGCCGACCGGACGCGCTTCGAACTGCGGACCGTCGACCGCACGGCCGCCGACGCGGTCCGCGGCGCCGGCGGGCGGATCGTCCGGCTCGTCCACACCGACGGGCACGCCCGACTGGTCGCTCGCGTCCGGCCCGAGACCGACGTGCGAGAACTGACCGGGCGGCTGGGCGGCGACGGCGAGGCGACGGTGCTCGCACAGCGGACGGACCCGACCGTCGCCGAGTCCGACCCGTTCGACGCGCTCACCGAACGCCAGCGGGCCGCCCTGCTCGCCGCCTACGACGCCGGCTTCTTCGAGTGGCCCCGCCACAGCTCCGGCGAAAAGGTCGCCGCCGACCTGTCGGTCGCCCAGCCGACGTTCGCCGAACACCTCCGACGCGCGCAAGCGAACCTCCTGCGCTCGCTGCTCGAGGAGTGA